A single genomic interval of Cupriavidus necator harbors:
- a CDS encoding peptide chain release factor 3, with protein MSSLVSEIARRRTFAIISHPDAGKTTLTEKLLWFGGAIQVAGEVRARKADRHATSDWMELEKQRGISVTSSVMQFPYRRETADGKAQENIVNLLDTPGHEDFSEDTYRTLTAVDSAVMVIDSVNGVEAQTIKLLNVCRLRDTPILTFINKLDREGRSPIELLDEIEEVLQIQCAPMTWPIGMGKAFRGVYHLINDKVQLFDPHGEKGTAAILDGLDNPELDRILGSQAEELRIEIELVRGASHTFDKDAFLNGKQTPVYFGSAINNFGVQSLLDALCELSPPPLARNTDSRVVEPQEPKFTGFVFKIQANMDPRHRDRIAFVRVCSGRFERGMKLLHVSAGKTVAINNAITFMAQDRNTTEEAYAGDIIGVPNHGTIRLGDVFTEGEPLKFTGIPSFAPEFFRRARLNNPLKVKQLQKGLQQLAEEGATQMFRPLASNDLVLGAVGILQFDVVAHRLEHEYGVDAIFESHECATARWLKGTPAEIEKLIAKAGHNVALDGAGDHVYLAPSMVNLRLTQERFPELQFMETREIV; from the coding sequence GTGAGCTCGCTCGTTTCTGAAATTGCGCGTCGACGCACCTTTGCCATCATCTCCCACCCCGATGCGGGCAAGACCACCCTGACCGAAAAGCTGCTGTGGTTCGGCGGCGCCATCCAGGTCGCGGGCGAAGTGCGCGCGCGCAAGGCCGACCGCCACGCCACCTCGGACTGGATGGAGCTGGAAAAGCAGCGCGGCATCTCGGTGACCTCGTCGGTGATGCAGTTCCCCTACCGCCGGGAGACCGCCGATGGCAAGGCCCAGGAGAACATCGTCAACCTGCTCGACACCCCGGGCCACGAGGACTTCTCTGAAGACACCTACCGCACGCTGACCGCGGTGGACTCCGCGGTAATGGTGATCGACTCGGTCAACGGCGTGGAAGCGCAGACCATCAAGCTGCTCAACGTCTGCCGCCTGCGCGACACGCCCATCCTCACCTTCATCAACAAGCTCGACCGCGAAGGCCGTTCGCCGATCGAGCTGCTTGACGAAATCGAGGAGGTGCTGCAGATCCAGTGCGCGCCGATGACCTGGCCGATCGGCATGGGCAAGGCCTTCCGCGGCGTGTACCACCTGATCAACGACAAGGTGCAGCTGTTCGATCCGCACGGCGAGAAGGGCACGGCCGCGATCCTGGACGGGCTGGACAACCCGGAGCTGGACCGCATCCTGGGCAGCCAGGCCGAAGAGCTGCGCATCGAGATCGAGCTGGTGCGCGGTGCCTCGCACACCTTCGACAAGGACGCGTTCCTCAACGGCAAGCAGACCCCGGTCTACTTTGGTTCGGCCATCAACAACTTCGGCGTGCAGTCGCTGCTGGATGCGCTGTGCGAGCTGTCGCCGCCGCCGCTGGCGCGCAACACGGATTCGCGCGTGGTTGAGCCGCAGGAGCCCAAGTTCACCGGCTTCGTCTTCAAGATCCAGGCCAATATGGATCCGCGCCACCGCGACCGCATCGCTTTCGTGCGCGTGTGCTCGGGCCGTTTCGAGCGCGGCATGAAGCTGCTGCACGTGTCCGCCGGCAAGACCGTGGCGATCAACAACGCCATCACCTTCATGGCGCAGGACCGCAACACCACCGAAGAAGCCTATGCCGGCGACATCATCGGCGTGCCCAACCACGGCACCATCCGCCTGGGCGATGTCTTCACCGAGGGCGAGCCGCTCAAGTTCACCGGCATCCCGTCGTTCGCGCCAGAGTTTTTCCGCCGCGCGCGCCTGAACAACCCGCTCAAGGTCAAGCAGCTGCAGAAGGGTTTGCAGCAGCTGGCCGAGGAGGGCGCCACACAGATGTTCCGCCCGCTTGCTTCTAACGACCTGGTGCTGGGCGCGGTCGGTATCCTGCAGTTCGACGTGGTCGCGCACCGGCTCGAGCACGAGTACGGCGTCGATGCCATTTTCGAATCGCATGAATGCGCGACCGCGCGCTGGCTCAAGGGCACGCCCGCGGAGATCGAGAAGCTGATCGCCAAGGCGGGGCATAACGTGGCGCTCGATGGCGCGGGCGACCATGTCTATCTGGCGCCGAGCATGGTGAACCTGCGCCTGACACAGGAGCGGTTCCC